One window of Drosophila busckii strain San Diego stock center, stock number 13000-0081.31 chromosome 3L, ASM1175060v1, whole genome shotgun sequence genomic DNA carries:
- the LOC108600694 gene encoding zinc finger RNA-binding protein isoform X2, with translation MANNNYAGFNYGGTQYNSSQVPYPAVTNATYANAAAYQSAAAAAGQGGTGGGAGGYAAAGAGAGAAPYGGYGDYRNAMPPYDATKTFYQQAPASYNPASAAAAAAAVSKTHYSAPPVKNPKAMGKDKSNGTPKPPPPPSMGPAQQKPNGGGGPNSSWYQRKMGPTIPGAAGMRGLRPKAPPRPQQLHYCEVCKISCAGPQTYREHLEGQKHKKREASLKMQATATTSAQNRGNNYHCELCDVTCTGTDAYAAHVRGAKHQKVVKLHQKLGKPIPSDEPKKMGKINFVPAGGPGTPATPASNKSESMEGGEDGSPPASVASAAGAGQESMDDNMDDMGENMDNIKPVGGEYIEELKDDDGKILSFNCKLCDCKFNDPNAKEMHMKGRRHRLQYKRKVQPDLVVDFKPTPRQRRLAEARAQRAIMSSHRGGDEHEAPAYWEEQRTRQYNEEYDYNNWMSRSFGGAQRFQRGNIPPAHFNMMPSGNLRRPESTDDRHAIARHAEIYPKEEELQTIQRIVSHTERALKLVSDVLAEHPNSPESENLGIKSEKLDKHPEKDGRDNQIFSFHKDADNGGNVVRLLKGVMRVGFLAKGLLLHGDTAVELVVLCAEKPNLSLLQRVANVLPDKLKEVAGETEVNYRVEVNAEQAAVIVVDEVVSVKIILTSPLLREVAMKMEDDAPQAETEILPREPCLQALAALRHAKWFQARATGLQSCVMVIRILRDLCQRTASWQALPQWSLELLVEKVISSAGFPISPGDCLRRIMEALASGFLISGPGLLDPCEKDPTDALHPLSKQEREDLTVSSQLFLRYIAFRQMYKVLGMEQLPAMKYPVRPWRINRKRRRSSGKAGGFGAEAECVEADDTVSEEKVARKDMPSTSAAAATAATA, from the exons ATGGCGAACAACAACTATGCCGGGTTCAACTACGGCGGCACACAATACAATTCGAGCCAAGTTCCGTACCCTGCGGTAACTAATGCGACATATGCAAATGCGGCTGCCTATCAAagtgctgctgcggctgctggcCAAGGCGGTACCGGTGGCGGTGCTGGGGGGTATGCAGCGGccggcgctggcgctggtgcTGCCCCTTATGGCGGCTACGGTGACTACAGAAATGCAATGCCACCGTACGATGCCACAAAAACATTCTATCAGCAAGCGCCGGCCAGCTACAACccagcctcagcagcagccgcagcggcaGCCGTAAGCAAAACGCATTATTCCGCACCACCCGTGAAGAACCCAAAAGCTATGGGAAAGGATAAGTCAAATGGAACACCGaagccaccgccgccacccAGTATGGGACCAG CCCAGCAAAAGCCCAACGGTGGTGGTGGGCCCAACAGCAGTTGGTATCAACGCAAAATGGGCCCGACCATACCCGGTGCGGCTGGGATGCGTGGTCTGCGCCCAAAGGCCCCACCCCGGCCACAACAGCTGCACTACTGTGAGGTCTGCAAAATCTCCTGCGCCGGTCCGCAGACCTATCGCGAGCACTTGGAGGGACAGAAGCATAAGAAGCGTGAGGCATCGCTTAAGATGCAGGCAACTGCTACCACTAGTGCTCAAAACCGTGGCAACAACTATCATTGTGAGCTGTGCGATGTCACCTGCACAGGAACTGATGCGTATGCTGCGCATGTCCGCGGCGCCAAGCATCAGAAAGTGGTCAAACTGCATCAGAAGCTAGGGAAACCCATACCCTCAGATGAGCCGAAAAAAATGGGCAAGATTAACTTTGTGCCTGCGGGCGGACCCGGTACACCCGCTACACCGGCCTCAAACAAGTCTGAGTCCATGGAGGGCGGTGAAGATGGCAGCCCACCTGCTAGTGTCGCTagtgcagctggagctggacaAGAGAGTATGGATGATAACATGGACGACATGGGCGAGAATATGGACAACATAAAGCCCGTGGGCGGTGAATACATTGAAGAGCTCAAAGACGATGATGGCAAGATACTAAGCTTCAATTGCAAGCTGTGCGACTGCAAGTTCAATGATCCCAATGCCAAAGAAATGCACATGAAGGGGCGACGCCATCGCCTGCAATACAAGCGCAAGGTGCAACCAGATTTGGTGGTGGACTTCAAGCCCACACCACGCCAGCGTCGCCTGGCCGAGGCGCGTGCTCAGCGTGCTATAATGTCTTCGCATCGTGGTGGCGATGAGCACGAGGCGCCAGCCTATTGGGAAGAACAACGCACGCGTCAATACAATGAGGAGTATGACTACAACAACTGGATGTCTCGCAGCTTTGGTG GCGCTCAACGTTTTCAACGTGGCAATATTCCACCAGCTCATTTTAACATGATGCCTAGCGGCAATTTACGTCGGCCAGAGAGCACGGACGATCGTCATGCCATAGCGCGCCATGCCGAGATCTATCCCAAGGAGGAGGAACTACAGACTATACAACGTATTGTCTCGCATACCGAACGCGCACTTAAGCTCGTCTCGGATGTGTTGGCTGAGCACCCGAATTCACCTGAGAGCGAAAACTTGGGTATCAAATCAGAGAAACTTGATAAGCATCCGGAGAAGGATGGACGCGACAATCAGATATTCTCATTCCACAAAGATGCCGACAACGGCGGCAATGTTGTGCGCCTCTTGAAGGGCGTCATGCGCGTTGGCTTTCTGGCCAAGGGACTGCTGTTGCATGGCGACACCGCCGTCGAACTGGTTGTGCTCTGTGCTGAGAAACCAAATCTAAGTCTGTTACAGCGCGTAGCTAATGTGCTGCCCGACAAGCTCAAGGAAGTAGCAG GTGAAACAGAGGTTAACTATCGCGTTGAGGTCAACGCTGAGCAGGCCGCGGTTATAGTGGTCGATGAGGTGGTGTCTGTTAAAATAATACTCACCTCGCCTCTTCTACGCGAGGTCGCCATGAAAATGGAAGATGACGCCCCCCAAGCGGAAACAGAGATTCTGCCACGCGAGCCCTGCCTACAG GCGCTAGCTGCTCTGCGTCATGCCAAATGGTTCCAGGCGCGTGCCACTGGCCTGCAGTCTTGCGTAATGGTCATTCGCATATTGCGTGATCTTTGCCAGCGTACCGCATCCTGGCAAGCACTGCCTCAATGGTCACTGGAGCTGTTAGTTGAGAAGGTTATATCGTCTGCTGGTTTTCCCATTTCGCCCGGCGATTGTTTACGTCGTATTATGGAAGCTTTAGCTTCGGGATTTCTAATTAGTGGTCCAGGTTTGCTGGATCCCTGCGAAAAAGATCCCACAGATGCGTTGCATCCGCTCAGCAAGCAGGAGCGCGAAGATCTCACAGTATCATCTCAGCTTTTCCTGCGCTACATTGCGTTCCGTCAGATGTACAAAGTGCTTGGCATGGAACAGCTGCCAGCCATGAAGTATCCCGTACGCCCTTGGCGCATTAATCGCAAGCGCCGTCGCTCCTCTGGCAAGGCCGGAGGCTTCGGCGCCGAAGCAGAGTGTGTCGAAGCTGATGACACTGTCTCTGAAGAAAAGGTGGCCAGAAAGGATATGCCCTCAACTtctgccgccgccgctacTGCTGCCACGGCCTAA
- the LOC108600694 gene encoding zinc finger RNA-binding protein isoform X1: protein MANNNYAGFNYGGTQYNSSQVPYPAVTNATYANAAAYQSAAAAAGQGGTGGGAGGYAAAGAGAGAAPYGGYGDYRNAMPPYDATKTFYQQAPASYNPASAAAAAAAVSKTHYSAPPVKNPKAMGKDKSNGTPKPPPPPSMGPGNNYSGYDTALYNAASMYVAQQKPNGGGGPNSSWYQRKMGPTIPGAAGMRGLRPKAPPRPQQLHYCEVCKISCAGPQTYREHLEGQKHKKREASLKMQATATTSAQNRGNNYHCELCDVTCTGTDAYAAHVRGAKHQKVVKLHQKLGKPIPSDEPKKMGKINFVPAGGPGTPATPASNKSESMEGGEDGSPPASVASAAGAGQESMDDNMDDMGENMDNIKPVGGEYIEELKDDDGKILSFNCKLCDCKFNDPNAKEMHMKGRRHRLQYKRKVQPDLVVDFKPTPRQRRLAEARAQRAIMSSHRGGDEHEAPAYWEEQRTRQYNEEYDYNNWMSRSFGGAQRFQRGNIPPAHFNMMPSGNLRRPESTDDRHAIARHAEIYPKEEELQTIQRIVSHTERALKLVSDVLAEHPNSPESENLGIKSEKLDKHPEKDGRDNQIFSFHKDADNGGNVVRLLKGVMRVGFLAKGLLLHGDTAVELVVLCAEKPNLSLLQRVANVLPDKLKEVAGETEVNYRVEVNAEQAAVIVVDEVVSVKIILTSPLLREVAMKMEDDAPQAETEILPREPCLQALAALRHAKWFQARATGLQSCVMVIRILRDLCQRTASWQALPQWSLELLVEKVISSAGFPISPGDCLRRIMEALASGFLISGPGLLDPCEKDPTDALHPLSKQEREDLTVSSQLFLRYIAFRQMYKVLGMEQLPAMKYPVRPWRINRKRRRSSGKAGGFGAEAECVEADDTVSEEKVARKDMPSTSAAAATAATA from the exons ATGGCGAACAACAACTATGCCGGGTTCAACTACGGCGGCACACAATACAATTCGAGCCAAGTTCCGTACCCTGCGGTAACTAATGCGACATATGCAAATGCGGCTGCCTATCAAagtgctgctgcggctgctggcCAAGGCGGTACCGGTGGCGGTGCTGGGGGGTATGCAGCGGccggcgctggcgctggtgcTGCCCCTTATGGCGGCTACGGTGACTACAGAAATGCAATGCCACCGTACGATGCCACAAAAACATTCTATCAGCAAGCGCCGGCCAGCTACAACccagcctcagcagcagccgcagcggcaGCCGTAAGCAAAACGCATTATTCCGCACCACCCGTGAAGAACCCAAAAGCTATGGGAAAGGATAAGTCAAATGGAACACCGaagccaccgccgccacccAGTATGGGACCAGGTAATAACTATAGCGGTTATGATACGGCGCTTTATAATGCTGCCAGCATGTATGTAGCCCAGCAAAAGCCCAACGGTGGTGGTGGGCCCAACAGCAGTTGGTATCAACGCAAAATGGGCCCGACCATACCCGGTGCGGCTGGGATGCGTGGTCTGCGCCCAAAGGCCCCACCCCGGCCACAACAGCTGCACTACTGTGAGGTCTGCAAAATCTCCTGCGCCGGTCCGCAGACCTATCGCGAGCACTTGGAGGGACAGAAGCATAAGAAGCGTGAGGCATCGCTTAAGATGCAGGCAACTGCTACCACTAGTGCTCAAAACCGTGGCAACAACTATCATTGTGAGCTGTGCGATGTCACCTGCACAGGAACTGATGCGTATGCTGCGCATGTCCGCGGCGCCAAGCATCAGAAAGTGGTCAAACTGCATCAGAAGCTAGGGAAACCCATACCCTCAGATGAGCCGAAAAAAATGGGCAAGATTAACTTTGTGCCTGCGGGCGGACCCGGTACACCCGCTACACCGGCCTCAAACAAGTCTGAGTCCATGGAGGGCGGTGAAGATGGCAGCCCACCTGCTAGTGTCGCTagtgcagctggagctggacaAGAGAGTATGGATGATAACATGGACGACATGGGCGAGAATATGGACAACATAAAGCCCGTGGGCGGTGAATACATTGAAGAGCTCAAAGACGATGATGGCAAGATACTAAGCTTCAATTGCAAGCTGTGCGACTGCAAGTTCAATGATCCCAATGCCAAAGAAATGCACATGAAGGGGCGACGCCATCGCCTGCAATACAAGCGCAAGGTGCAACCAGATTTGGTGGTGGACTTCAAGCCCACACCACGCCAGCGTCGCCTGGCCGAGGCGCGTGCTCAGCGTGCTATAATGTCTTCGCATCGTGGTGGCGATGAGCACGAGGCGCCAGCCTATTGGGAAGAACAACGCACGCGTCAATACAATGAGGAGTATGACTACAACAACTGGATGTCTCGCAGCTTTGGTG GCGCTCAACGTTTTCAACGTGGCAATATTCCACCAGCTCATTTTAACATGATGCCTAGCGGCAATTTACGTCGGCCAGAGAGCACGGACGATCGTCATGCCATAGCGCGCCATGCCGAGATCTATCCCAAGGAGGAGGAACTACAGACTATACAACGTATTGTCTCGCATACCGAACGCGCACTTAAGCTCGTCTCGGATGTGTTGGCTGAGCACCCGAATTCACCTGAGAGCGAAAACTTGGGTATCAAATCAGAGAAACTTGATAAGCATCCGGAGAAGGATGGACGCGACAATCAGATATTCTCATTCCACAAAGATGCCGACAACGGCGGCAATGTTGTGCGCCTCTTGAAGGGCGTCATGCGCGTTGGCTTTCTGGCCAAGGGACTGCTGTTGCATGGCGACACCGCCGTCGAACTGGTTGTGCTCTGTGCTGAGAAACCAAATCTAAGTCTGTTACAGCGCGTAGCTAATGTGCTGCCCGACAAGCTCAAGGAAGTAGCAG GTGAAACAGAGGTTAACTATCGCGTTGAGGTCAACGCTGAGCAGGCCGCGGTTATAGTGGTCGATGAGGTGGTGTCTGTTAAAATAATACTCACCTCGCCTCTTCTACGCGAGGTCGCCATGAAAATGGAAGATGACGCCCCCCAAGCGGAAACAGAGATTCTGCCACGCGAGCCCTGCCTACAG GCGCTAGCTGCTCTGCGTCATGCCAAATGGTTCCAGGCGCGTGCCACTGGCCTGCAGTCTTGCGTAATGGTCATTCGCATATTGCGTGATCTTTGCCAGCGTACCGCATCCTGGCAAGCACTGCCTCAATGGTCACTGGAGCTGTTAGTTGAGAAGGTTATATCGTCTGCTGGTTTTCCCATTTCGCCCGGCGATTGTTTACGTCGTATTATGGAAGCTTTAGCTTCGGGATTTCTAATTAGTGGTCCAGGTTTGCTGGATCCCTGCGAAAAAGATCCCACAGATGCGTTGCATCCGCTCAGCAAGCAGGAGCGCGAAGATCTCACAGTATCATCTCAGCTTTTCCTGCGCTACATTGCGTTCCGTCAGATGTACAAAGTGCTTGGCATGGAACAGCTGCCAGCCATGAAGTATCCCGTACGCCCTTGGCGCATTAATCGCAAGCGCCGTCGCTCCTCTGGCAAGGCCGGAGGCTTCGGCGCCGAAGCAGAGTGTGTCGAAGCTGATGACACTGTCTCTGAAGAAAAGGTGGCCAGAAAGGATATGCCCTCAACTtctgccgccgccgctacTGCTGCCACGGCCTAA